A part of Magnetospirillum sp. genomic DNA contains:
- the scpB gene encoding SMC-Scp complex subunit ScpB, translated as MTASPNHAQVEEPEITETPEAAEAPETAEAVEAPAAAEGSGEAAPDAAFAADELPPEELHAQALRVVEALIFASAEALTVREISKRLPKSVDVKAILAELEAHYAPRGVNLVRIAGKVAFRTAADIADRLKIERVQTRKLSRAALETLAIIAYQTAEDRPVTRSEIEEIRGVALSKGTLEVLMEAEFVGPKGNRETPGRPVTYAVTDRFLEHFGLDSIKSLPGLKELRDLGLLDTRPAVSAYSEDSGLSVLPEMGEAAEAETGPIDDREMAAEDAEPAEPDIAQAEEAAVETPPQPERP; from the coding sequence ATGACCGCCTCGCCGAACCACGCTCAAGTCGAAGAACCTGAAATCACCGAAACGCCGGAAGCCGCCGAGGCGCCCGAAACCGCCGAAGCGGTCGAAGCGCCGGCTGCGGCTGAGGGTTCGGGCGAGGCCGCACCGGATGCCGCGTTTGCGGCCGACGAATTGCCGCCAGAGGAGTTGCACGCCCAAGCCTTGCGCGTCGTCGAAGCGCTGATCTTTGCATCAGCCGAGGCCTTGACGGTGCGCGAGATTTCCAAGCGCTTGCCCAAGAGCGTGGATGTCAAAGCCATCTTGGCCGAACTTGAGGCGCATTACGCACCGCGCGGTGTCAATCTCGTGCGCATTGCGGGCAAGGTTGCGTTCCGCACCGCTGCGGATATTGCCGACCGTCTCAAGATCGAGCGCGTACAGACGCGCAAATTGAGCCGTGCGGCCCTCGAAACGCTGGCAATTATTGCTTATCAAACAGCTGAGGATCGCCCGGTAACGCGCTCTGAAATAGAAGAAATTCGCGGCGTTGCCTTGTCCAAAGGTACGCTCGAAGTTCTGATGGAGGCCGAATTTGTCGGCCCTAAAGGCAACCGCGAAACGCCGGGTCGCCCGGTGACCTATGCCGTCACCGATCGCTTCCTTGAGCATTTTGGCCTCGATAGCATCAAATCGCTGCCGGGCCTCAAAGAGCTGCGCGATTTGGGCTTGCTCGATACGCGGCCGGCCGTCAGCGCCTACAGCGAGGACAGCGGCCTGTCCGTCCTGCCCGAAATGGGCGAGGCGGCCGAAGCCGAGACGGGCCCGATCGATGACCGCGAGATGGCAGCCGAAGACGCCGAACCGGCCGAGCCGGACATCGCGCAAGCCGAAGAAGCAGCGGTCGAGACGCCGCCGCAGCCCGAACGGCCTTAA
- a CDS encoding ABC transporter ATP-binding protein: MSRATAPEIGNPSPGLEMRGVSHRFGAQRVLNDVSLSVAPGELLCLLGPSGCGKSTLLRIAAGLETLQEGSVLLDGMSIAEPGAAVPPEQRGIGLVFQDYALFPHLNVVDNVAFGLAGWPAAARKARVAEILASVGMAEQAQAWPHTLSGGQQQRVALARALAPKPRVVLMDEPFSGLDARLREAIRDDTLHVLKRSGAATLMVTHDPEEAMFMADRVAVMQAGHIEQDAAPERVYAAPASAFVARFFGQTNEYRAIVAGGVAQTPLGPVAADGFADGTAVCVLVRPEGIRLSPTAETGAPAKVIAARLLGRSSWIHLCLGTAGAEEAKDHQHLHARAPGRFLPPEGDVVGIEIDPSQVFVFEMHDTM; the protein is encoded by the coding sequence ATGTCGCGCGCAACAGCCCCAGAGATCGGCAACCCGTCGCCGGGCCTCGAGATGCGCGGCGTGTCGCATCGGTTCGGCGCGCAGCGTGTTCTGAACGACGTATCGCTTTCCGTCGCACCCGGCGAATTGCTGTGCCTGCTGGGACCCTCGGGATGCGGCAAAAGCACGCTGCTGCGCATCGCCGCCGGGCTCGAAACCTTGCAGGAAGGTAGCGTGCTGCTCGACGGCATGTCGATCGCCGAGCCAGGGGCGGCGGTCCCGCCCGAACAGCGCGGCATTGGGCTCGTCTTCCAGGATTACGCGCTGTTTCCGCATCTGAATGTCGTGGACAATGTCGCCTTTGGCCTTGCCGGGTGGCCGGCCGCCGCCCGCAAAGCGCGTGTGGCGGAGATCCTGGCTTCGGTCGGCATGGCCGAGCAGGCGCAGGCGTGGCCGCACACCTTGTCGGGCGGGCAGCAGCAGCGTGTGGCATTGGCGCGCGCACTTGCACCCAAGCCACGCGTGGTGCTCATGGACGAGCCGTTCTCCGGCCTCGATGCGCGGCTGCGTGAGGCAATCCGTGACGATACGCTGCATGTCTTGAAGCGCAGCGGGGCCGCGACCTTGATGGTCACGCACGACCCCGAAGAGGCGATGTTTATGGCCGACCGCGTTGCGGTCATGCAGGCCGGGCACATCGAGCAGGATGCGGCCCCCGAGCGCGTCTATGCAGCACCTGCCAGCGCGTTCGTCGCGCGGTTTTTCGGCCAAACCAACGAATATCGCGCAATCGTGGCGGGCGGGGTCGCGCAGACGCCCCTGGGGCCGGTCGCCGCCGACGGTTTTGCGGACGGCACCGCCGTCTGCGTGCTCGTGCGGCCCGAGGGTATCCGCCTGTCGCCGACGGCCGAGACGGGGGCACCCGCCAAGGTGATCGCGGCCCGCCTGCTCGGGCGCTCGTCTTGGATACATCTGTGCCTTGGGACGGCGGGCGCTGAAGAAGCCAAGGACCATCAGCATCTGCATGCGCGGGCGCCTGGCCGCTTCCTGCCGCCCGAGGGCGACGTGGTCGGCATTGAAATCGATCCTTCACAAGTCTTTGTTTTCGAAATGCACGACACCATGTAA
- a CDS encoding twin-arginine translocase TatA/TatE family subunit, translated as MGMTSIWHWLILLVVVLLLFGAGKIPKLMGDMASGIKAFKKGMKDDEAPAETAAATPSQTAQVTAAPSVSAQTAEKPKV; from the coding sequence ATGGGTATGACAAGCATTTGGCATTGGTTGATCCTGCTCGTGGTCGTGCTGCTGCTGTTCGGTGCAGGCAAGATCCCGAAGCTGATGGGCGACATGGCGTCGGGCATCAAGGCCTTCAAGAAGGGCATGAAGGACGACGAAGCCCCGGCTGAGACGGCGGCCGCAACACCGAGCCAGACAGCCCAAGTTACGGCAGCGCCGTCGGTTTCGGCACAGACCGCCGAAAAGCCGAAGGTTTGA
- the tatB gene encoding Sec-independent protein translocase protein TatB — protein MLDLSWGEIVVIGTVAVIFIGPKELPGALRTLGHWVGKARTMAREFQNNVDDMIREADLDEVKKQVQSAQSLASGGISTAIQNTIDPKGELKSQVETALAPPPALAAPTPESTLPPAPVLAEAPRSPDAAVPAQIPPLPPEASKQSA, from the coding sequence ATGCTGGATCTGAGCTGGGGCGAAATCGTGGTGATCGGAACGGTCGCCGTGATTTTTATTGGCCCCAAGGAGCTGCCGGGAGCCTTGCGCACGCTTGGCCATTGGGTTGGCAAGGCGCGCACGATGGCGCGCGAGTTCCAGAACAATGTCGACGACATGATCCGCGAAGCCGATCTCGACGAGGTTAAAAAGCAGGTCCAGTCGGCGCAGAGCCTCGCCAGCGGCGGCATCAGCACTGCGATCCAGAACACGATCGACCCCAAGGGCGAGCTCAAATCGCAGGTCGAAACTGCTTTGGCGCCGCCGCCGGCTTTGGCCGCACCCACGCCCGAATCGACCTTGCCGCCGGCACCTGTACTTGCCGAGGCGCCGAGATCGCCGGACGCTGCCGTGCCGGCGCAGATTCCGCCGCTGCCGCCCGAAGCCTCCAAACAAAGCGCATAG
- the tatC gene encoding twin-arginine translocase subunit TatC: protein MAEDIDDKKMPLMEHLVELRQRLLYSIVAFFVAFIVAYQFHQPIFNFLVQPLNHVFEGQAGRRMIFTAPTEAFFTYIKVAFFAGICLSFPIIANQLWKFVAPGLYKHERNAFLPFLVATPVMFTLGATLLYYGVLPVAMKFFASFEMPAGEGALPIQLEAKMSEYLSLVMTLILAFGISFQLPVLLLLLVRVGILSAKTLAQKRRYAVVGVVAFAGIVTPPDVFSQLSLAVPMYLLYEASIWIGYLIEKKRAASDTEEAPTETTPSAPAAAAPASTATTATTAVAVAAGVPETDFNASR, encoded by the coding sequence GTGGCCGAAGATATCGACGACAAAAAAATGCCGCTGATGGAGCATCTGGTCGAGTTGCGCCAGCGGCTGCTCTATTCGATCGTCGCATTCTTCGTGGCCTTCATCGTCGCCTACCAGTTCCACCAGCCGATCTTCAATTTTCTCGTCCAGCCGCTGAACCATGTGTTCGAGGGCCAGGCCGGGCGGCGAATGATCTTCACGGCCCCGACCGAGGCGTTTTTCACCTACATCAAGGTCGCGTTTTTTGCAGGCATTTGCCTCTCGTTCCCGATCATCGCGAACCAGCTGTGGAAGTTCGTTGCCCCCGGACTTTACAAGCACGAACGCAACGCGTTCCTGCCGTTCCTGGTCGCAACGCCAGTCATGTTCACGCTCGGCGCGACGCTGCTCTATTACGGCGTGCTGCCGGTCGCGATGAAGTTCTTCGCCTCGTTCGAAATGCCGGCGGGCGAGGGGGCGTTGCCGATCCAGCTTGAAGCCAAGATGAGCGAGTATCTTTCGCTCGTGATGACGCTGATCCTTGCTTTCGGCATCAGCTTCCAGCTGCCGGTTCTGCTGCTGCTTCTCGTGCGCGTGGGCATTCTCTCGGCCAAAACCTTGGCGCAGAAACGCCGCTACGCGGTCGTCGGCGTCGTGGCGTTTGCGGGCATCGTCACGCCGCCCGACGTGTTCAGCCAATTGTCGCTCGCAGTGCCGATGTATCTGCTCTACGAGGCATCGATCTGGATCGGCTATCTGATCGAGAAGAAGCGCGCCGCGTCCGACACTGAGGAAGCGCCCACTGAGACGACGCCATCCGCTCCGGCAGCGGCGGCCCCCGCCTCAACTGCGACAACAGCAACCACCGCTGTGGCGGTCGCGGCGGGCGTGCCCGAGACCGATTTCAACGCGTCTCGTTAA
- the surE gene encoding 5'/3'-nucleotidase SurE produces MFGKPIDLAKARILVCNDDGIDAAGIALLEKTARKLCADVWVVAPETEQSAVSHSLTIRRPLRVRQLGPKRFAVDGTPTDSVMLALQEIMRDNPPTLCLSGINRGGNLADDVTYSGTIAAAMEATILGVPAIALSQVVAGPHPIKWQTAAHFAGGIIAKLASVGWPQNVLMNVNFPDVAHAKVRGTVRATQGRYKTSDDIVRNTDPRGQAYYWIGAAVRGHDERKGTDIWATDRGYNTVTPLHLDLTHRAMHKTLGRHFGDAA; encoded by the coding sequence ATGTTCGGCAAGCCCATCGACCTTGCAAAAGCGCGGATCCTCGTCTGCAACGACGACGGGATCGACGCGGCGGGCATTGCCTTGCTCGAGAAGACCGCACGAAAGCTGTGCGCCGACGTATGGGTCGTCGCCCCTGAGACCGAGCAAAGTGCGGTCAGCCACTCGCTGACAATCCGCCGCCCGTTGCGCGTGCGCCAACTCGGGCCCAAGCGCTTTGCTGTCGATGGCACGCCGACCGACAGCGTGATGCTGGCCCTTCAAGAGATCATGCGCGACAACCCGCCGACCCTGTGTCTGTCGGGCATCAATCGCGGCGGCAATCTTGCCGACGACGTGACCTATTCGGGCACGATCGCGGCGGCCATGGAAGCCACCATCTTGGGCGTGCCGGCGATCGCTTTGTCGCAGGTCGTTGCAGGCCCGCATCCGATCAAGTGGCAAACGGCCGCACACTTTGCGGGCGGCATCATTGCGAAGCTTGCGTCCGTGGGCTGGCCGCAAAACGTGCTGATGAACGTCAATTTCCCGGACGTGGCGCACGCCAAGGTGCGCGGCACAGTGCGCGCCACGCAAGGGCGCTACAAAACGTCCGACGACATCGTGCGCAACACCGATCCGCGCGGTCAGGCCTACTACTGGATCGGGGCGGCCGTGCGCGGCCACGACGAGCGCAAAGGCACCGACATCTGGGCGACCGACCGCGGCTACAACACGGTCACGCCGTTGCATCTCGACCTCACGCACCGCGCCATGCACAAAACGCTTGGCCGCCATTTCGGGGACGCCGCATGA
- a CDS encoding protein-L-isoaspartate(D-aspartate) O-methyltransferase: MSTPNHRIRLLMDLRAAGIGDTAVLSAIERVPREAFVPPTFRDRAYEDAALPIGHAQTLSRPSVVGLMSQALEAGPRMKVLEIGTGSGYQTCVLARMVRRVYTIERHRELMQEAEARFKALRIHNVTTKFGDGWQGWGAQAPFERIIVTAAPSEIPGTLIDQLAEGGVMVLPVGREKRTQSLIRVRKIDGRATIEELDAVRFVPMVAGLPS; encoded by the coding sequence ATGAGCACGCCCAACCATCGCATCCGCCTGCTGATGGACCTGCGTGCGGCCGGCATCGGCGACACGGCCGTGCTGTCGGCGATCGAACGCGTGCCGCGCGAGGCGTTCGTGCCGCCAACCTTCCGCGACCGCGCTTACGAAGACGCCGCCCTGCCGATCGGCCACGCGCAGACGCTGTCGCGCCCCTCGGTCGTGGGGCTGATGAGCCAAGCGCTCGAAGCAGGCCCGCGCATGAAGGTGCTCGAGATCGGCACGGGCTCGGGCTACCAGACATGCGTGCTGGCACGCATGGTGCGTCGCGTCTACACGATCGAGCGCCATCGCGAGCTGATGCAGGAAGCCGAGGCGCGTTTCAAAGCGCTGCGTATCCACAACGTCACGACAAAGTTCGGCGACGGCTGGCAGGGCTGGGGCGCCCAAGCGCCGTTCGAGCGTATCATCGTAACGGCAGCACCCAGCGAAATTCCCGGTACATTGATCGACCAGCTCGCCGAGGGCGGCGTGATGGTGCTGCCCGTTGGGCGCGAGAAACGTACGCAAAGCCTGATCCGCGTGCGCAAAATCGATGGCCGTGCCACCATCGAGGAACTCGACGCCGTGCGATTCGTGCCGATGGTGGCAGGATTGCCGTCGTAA
- a CDS encoding LysM peptidoglycan-binding domain-containing M23 family metallopeptidase: MPARSFRILLCGAALAALAACARSGPPAPVTIGSAQPPAANAARTAAPATPIAPGSAYIVRDGDTLFTVARRAGVPTRALIDANRLNPPYALEPGTRLSIPNVNVHEVRSGDTVSQLAQRYGVPMRELVRVNAIEPPYTIRVGQRLVIPETARPESVRNVVPTPAPAPAVAAVAPPPPQPPSQPQTVVSNPAPAPQAATAPAAPAPAPQIASVPPAAASVPPPAPANPPAAPAGSDTAVSAGRMLWPVRGVVTSDFGPKPGGLQNDGVNIAAPRGTPFRAAESGVVIYAGNELRGFGNLLLLRHEGGIVTAYAHADELLVQRGDQVRRGQTIGRVGATGNVTTPQLHFEVRRGTRAVNPIEFLGSVSAAN, encoded by the coding sequence ATGCCGGCGCGTTCGTTTCGTATTTTGCTTTGCGGTGCAGCACTCGCCGCATTGGCTGCTTGCGCGCGCAGCGGCCCGCCGGCCCCGGTTACGATCGGCAGTGCACAGCCGCCGGCAGCAAACGCTGCCCGCACGGCCGCACCTGCCACACCGATCGCCCCAGGCTCGGCCTATATCGTGCGCGACGGCGACACGCTGTTCACGGTCGCGCGACGTGCAGGCGTGCCGACGCGTGCCTTGATCGATGCCAACCGCCTCAATCCGCCTTACGCGCTTGAGCCCGGCACGCGCCTTTCAATCCCGAATGTGAATGTGCACGAGGTGCGCAGCGGCGACACGGTCTCGCAGTTGGCGCAGCGCTACGGCGTGCCGATGCGCGAGCTTGTGCGCGTAAACGCAATCGAGCCGCCCTATACGATCCGTGTGGGCCAGCGTCTCGTGATCCCGGAAACCGCGCGGCCAGAAAGCGTGCGCAATGTCGTGCCGACTCCGGCACCTGCACCCGCCGTTGCCGCCGTGGCGCCGCCACCGCCTCAGCCGCCATCTCAGCCGCAGACGGTCGTTTCAAATCCCGCTCCAGCGCCGCAAGCTGCGACGGCACCTGCAGCACCTGCGCCTGCACCGCAGATTGCGTCCGTGCCGCCCGCCGCCGCATCTGTCCCACCGCCGGCTCCTGCAAATCCGCCGGCGGCACCGGCCGGCAGCGACACGGCTGTCTCAGCCGGGCGCATGCTGTGGCCCGTGCGCGGCGTGGTGACATCCGATTTCGGCCCCAAGCCGGGCGGCTTGCAGAACGACGGCGTGAATATCGCCGCCCCGCGCGGCACGCCGTTTCGTGCGGCCGAAAGCGGCGTTGTGATCTATGCCGGCAACGAGTTGCGCGGCTTCGGCAATCTGCTGCTGCTGCGCCACGAAGGCGGCATTGTGACCGCCTATGCGCATGCCGACGAATTATTGGTCCAGCGCGGCGATCAGGTGCGGCGCGGGCAGACGATCGGGCGGGTCGGGGCGACCGGCAACGTGACGACGCCGCAGCTGCATTTCGAGGTGCGCCGCGGCACGCGCGCGGTCAATCCGATCGAGTTTCTGGGATCGGTCTCGGCAGCCAACTGA
- a CDS encoding ATP-binding protein, producing MDAAKIETLLARIADALERLAPPASISADLDAGDAFVWHADGQRLEAIAKVNRVDLDLLRGVDRQRETLYANTLRFAKGLPANNVLLWGARGTGKSSLVKAVHAAINAEMPRSVALVEIHREDIPSLPLLLSHIRGKKRPVIVFCDDLSFDGQDAAYKSLKAVLDGGIEGRPDNVVFYATSNRRHLMARDMIENERSTAINPYEAVEEKVSLSDRFGLWLGFHNADQDTYFAMIEGYAKRYDFGLAVEDLHAQANEWSVTRGARSGRVAWQFVQDLAGRLGKRLD from the coding sequence ATGGACGCTGCCAAGATCGAAACCCTGCTCGCCCGAATTGCCGACGCGCTCGAGCGGCTCGCTCCGCCTGCCTCGATTTCTGCCGATCTCGATGCGGGCGATGCGTTTGTGTGGCATGCCGACGGGCAGCGCCTCGAGGCGATTGCCAAGGTCAACCGCGTCGATCTCGACCTGCTGCGCGGCGTCGATCGGCAGCGCGAAACGCTCTACGCCAACACGCTGCGCTTTGCCAAAGGCCTGCCCGCCAACAACGTGCTGCTGTGGGGCGCGCGCGGTACGGGCAAATCCTCGCTCGTGAAGGCCGTGCACGCGGCCATCAATGCCGAGATGCCGCGCAGCGTCGCACTCGTCGAAATACATCGCGAGGACATCCCTTCGCTGCCGCTGCTGCTGTCACATATTCGCGGAAAGAAGCGACCGGTTATCGTGTTCTGCGACGATCTGTCGTTCGACGGCCAGGATGCGGCCTACAAGTCGCTGAAGGCCGTGCTCGACGGCGGCATCGAAGGCCGGCCGGACAACGTGGTGTTCTACGCCACCTCGAACCGCCGCCATCTGATGGCGCGCGACATGATCGAAAACGAACGCTCGACCGCGATCAACCCGTACGAAGCCGTCGAGGAAAAAGTCTCGCTCTCCGACCGGTTCGGTCTGTGGCTCGGCTTCCACAATGCCGACCAAGACACGTATTTCGCGATGATCGAGGGCTACGCCAAGCGCTACGATTTCGGGCTTGCCGTCGAGGATCTGCATGCACAAGCCAACGAATGGTCCGTCACGCGCGGCGCGCGCTCGGGCCGCGTCGCGTGGCAATTCGTGCAGGATCTCGCCGGCCGCTTGGGCAAGCGGCTCGACTGA
- the secD gene encoding protein translocase subunit SecD codes for MLFFARWKIWSIVGLCLTGVILSLPNVIPRPSWWPESVPYAAMNLGLDLRGGSYLLLEVDMPAVVRERLVNIQDQVRTRMRAGNIAIVGIAARENAVVFQVRDPGQAADAVRALREIVTNVGTGGIGGGTPDLDIQSTPDGTITIVLTEVALRDKATQAVEQSIEIVRRRIDETGVNEPTIARQGANRIIVQLPGVDDPDRIKRLLGTTAKMTFRLLDPNFDPNAGQRPPPGVEIMRAENERRSDGQPTLYAVRQRVEVEGANLTRASAGTNPQTGEWVVNFEFDSLGARRFGDVTRQNVGRPFAIVLDDKVISAPVIREPITGGRGQISGRFTARDAQDLAVLLRAGALPAPLTIVEERTVGPDLGADAIRAGIASILVGLVLVFGFIIWSYGLFGVFACLGLVANLFLTVAALSMLHATLTLPGIAGLLLTLGLSVDANILINERIREETAAGKTPYAAMEAGFSRAFSTIVDSNLTTLIKMMLLFAFGSGPVRGFAVTITLGILTSMFTATVLVRLMMVVWLRAKKRQSLPV; via the coding sequence ATGCTGTTTTTCGCGCGCTGGAAGATTTGGTCGATCGTCGGTCTGTGCTTGACCGGTGTGATTTTGTCTTTGCCCAACGTCATTCCGCGCCCGTCTTGGTGGCCGGAATCGGTACCTTACGCGGCGATGAATCTGGGCCTCGATCTGCGCGGCGGATCGTATCTGCTGCTTGAGGTGGATATGCCCGCCGTCGTGCGCGAGCGCTTGGTCAATATCCAAGATCAGGTTCGCACGCGCATGCGCGCGGGCAATATCGCGATTGTCGGCATTGCGGCGCGCGAAAACGCCGTCGTCTTCCAGGTGCGCGATCCGGGGCAGGCGGCCGACGCGGTGCGTGCCTTGCGCGAGATCGTGACCAATGTGGGGACGGGCGGGATCGGCGGCGGCACGCCCGATCTCGACATCCAATCCACGCCCGACGGCACGATCACGATCGTGCTCACGGAAGTGGCGTTGCGCGACAAGGCTACGCAAGCGGTCGAACAATCGATCGAGATCGTGCGCCGCCGCATCGACGAGACCGGCGTGAACGAGCCCACGATCGCGCGCCAAGGGGCCAACCGCATCATCGTGCAGCTGCCCGGCGTGGACGATCCCGACCGCATCAAGCGTCTGCTCGGTACGACCGCCAAGATGACCTTCCGGCTGCTCGACCCGAATTTCGATCCCAATGCCGGCCAGCGTCCGCCGCCGGGTGTGGAAATCATGCGCGCCGAAAACGAGCGGCGCAGTGACGGCCAACCCACGCTTTACGCCGTGCGCCAGCGCGTCGAAGTGGAGGGTGCGAACCTCACGCGTGCGTCGGCGGGCACCAATCCGCAGACTGGCGAGTGGGTCGTCAATTTCGAGTTCGACTCGCTGGGTGCCCGCCGCTTCGGCGACGTGACGCGCCAGAATGTCGGCCGGCCCTTCGCGATCGTGCTCGACGACAAGGTCATCAGCGCACCCGTCATCCGCGAACCGATCACCGGCGGCCGCGGCCAGATCTCGGGCCGCTTCACCGCGCGCGACGCCCAAGACCTCGCCGTGCTTCTGCGCGCCGGTGCATTGCCGGCACCGCTCACGATCGTCGAAGAGCGCACGGTCGGCCCCGATCTCGGGGCCGATGCGATCCGGGCCGGCATTGCTTCGATCCTCGTCGGGCTCGTGCTCGTGTTCGGCTTCATCATATGGAGCTACGGTCTGTTCGGCGTGTTCGCGTGCCTAGGCCTTGTTGCGAACCTGTTCTTGACCGTTGCGGCCCTGTCGATGCTGCACGCCACGCTAACCTTGCCCGGCATCGCGGGGCTGCTGCTGACCTTGGGCCTCTCGGTCGATGCGAACATTCTGATCAACGAACGCATCCGCGAAGAAACGGCCGCCGGCAAAACGCCCTATGCCGCGATGGAGGCGGGCTTCTCGCGCGCCTTCTCGACCATCGTCGACTCAAACCTCACGACCCTCATCAAGATGATGCTGCTGTTCGCCTTCGGCTCGGGGCCCGTACGCGGCTTTGCGGTCACGATCACGCTCGGCATCTTGACCTCGATGTTCACCGCCACGGTCCTCGTGCGTCTAATGATGGTCGTCTGGCTGCGCGCCAAAAAGCGCCAATCGCTGCCGGTCTGA
- the secF gene encoding protein translocase subunit SecF, whose translation MIRLFPRLRLFPDKTDIKFMKGRFAGVGLSALLSIISIVLYFYPGLNYGIDFKGGIVIEARTQAPADFPAIRGMLQTLNVGQAGLQQFGSPNDVLIRLERQPGDDAAQQRAVERVRGALQQSFPGVQIRRVEAVGASVSEELFRNGMLALGLSMVAMLFYIWFRFEWQFGVGAVVTLLLDITKMIGFYVVTDFQFNLVAIAALLTVMGYSINDKVVVYDRVRENLRKYKSMPLRDLIDLSINETMSRTIGTSVATFLATLPLALFGGEALEEFAWVMLFGIVLATSSSIFIAAPILLFLGEDKLRRGPPPGKTDAAAPAAP comes from the coding sequence ATGATCCGCCTGTTCCCGCGTCTGCGGCTGTTTCCCGACAAGACCGACATCAAGTTCATGAAGGGCCGCTTTGCGGGCGTGGGCCTGTCGGCGCTGCTGTCGATCATTTCGATCGTTCTCTATTTCTATCCCGGCCTGAACTACGGCATCGACTTCAAAGGCGGCATCGTGATCGAGGCGCGCACACAAGCGCCCGCCGACTTCCCCGCGATCCGCGGCATGCTGCAGACCCTCAATGTCGGGCAAGCCGGCCTGCAGCAATTCGGCTCGCCCAACGACGTGCTGATCCGCCTCGAGCGCCAGCCCGGCGACGACGCCGCCCAGCAGCGCGCGGTCGAACGCGTGCGCGGTGCGCTCCAGCAGAGTTTCCCCGGCGTGCAGATTAGGCGCGTCGAAGCGGTGGGCGCTTCGGTATCCGAAGAGCTGTTCCGCAACGGCATGCTGGCGCTGGGGCTCAGCATGGTCGCGATGCTCTTCTATATTTGGTTCCGCTTCGAATGGCAGTTCGGCGTGGGAGCGGTCGTTACATTGCTGCTCGATATCACCAAAATGATCGGCTTCTACGTGGTGACCGACTTCCAGTTCAATCTGGTGGCGATAGCGGCCTTGCTGACCGTGATGGGCTATTCGATCAACGACAAGGTCGTCGTATACGACCGCGTGCGCGAGAATTTGCGCAAATATAAATCGATGCCGCTGCGCGATCTCATCGACCTTTCGATCAACGAAACCATGTCCCGCACGATCGGCACGTCGGTGGCGACGTTCCTTGCGACCTTGCCGCTCGCTCTGTTCGGCGGCGAAGCGCTCGAAGAATTCGCCTGGGTCATGCTGTTCGGGATCGTGCTCGCGACCTCGTCCTCGATCTTCATCGCGGCGCCGATCCTGCTGTTCTTGGGCGAGGACAAGCTGCGCCGCGGTCCGCCGCCCGGCAAAACCGACGCCGCGGCACCGGCCGCACCCTAA
- a CDS encoding Mth938-like domain-containing protein — MAAPPPAPHPDRKVVDGYGPGVFTIRGERHDGSLILLPDAILPWRPADIAVLTVSDFEALAAIARDRRPSILLIGMGARGQFLKPAVRAALRDLGMVADTMDTGAACRTYNVLLAEERRVAACLYAL; from the coding sequence GTGGCCGCCCCGCCGCCAGCCCCGCATCCCGACCGCAAGGTCGTGGACGGCTATGGGCCCGGCGTTTTTACCATTCGCGGCGAGCGGCACGACGGCTCGCTAATCCTGCTGCCCGACGCGATCCTGCCATGGCGCCCGGCCGATATTGCAGTGCTCACGGTGTCGGATTTCGAGGCGCTCGCGGCGATTGCACGCGATCGGCGCCCGAGCATTCTTCTGATCGGCATGGGTGCGCGCGGACAGTTTTTGAAGCCCGCCGTGCGCGCGGCCTTGCGCGATCTGGGCATGGTGGCCGACACGATGGATACCGGGGCCGCGTGCCGAACCTACAACGTGCTGCTGGCCGAAGAACGCCGCGTGGCGGCCTGCCTATACGCGCTTTAG